The sequence TCTGTCTTTAAATCCCTTCAAAGCTCTTTCACGCGCATTTTGCGATTTATTACCATGTATAGCCTCGGCTTTAATACCAATGCTATTTAAATCTTTTACTACCTTATCGGCACCATGTTTAGTACGTGTAAATACCAAAGCACTTTCAATGGTACTGCTCTTTAGTAGATGTTTTAATAAATTACGTTTACTTTCTTTGTTCACATAATAAACTGATTGCTTAACTAATGTAGTGGTGGATGAAACAGGTGTAACCGCCACACTTACTGGGCTTTTAAGAATGGTGTTTGCCAGCTTCATAATATCCGGTGCAGCTGTTGCTGAAAAGAACATGGTATGTCTTTTTGCCGGAAGCTTAGTTATTACCTTTTTTATATCGTTGATAAAACCCATATCCAACATACGATCGGCTTCATCCAGTACAAAAAACTCGATATTGTTTAGTTTAATAAAGCCTTGTTGCATAAGGTCTAATAACCTACCGGGCGTTGCTACCAACACATCGGCGCCATGCCTAATAGCTGCCACCTGCTTATTTTGATTGACACCGCCAAACACCGTAGTGTGCGATATACCCAAGTTTTTACCATAGATTAAAATGTTTTCGCTAATCTGTATCGCCAACTCGCGTGTCGGCGCAAGTATAAGTGCCTTAATTGTTTTTTGCGGAACAGCCTTTTTACTGGCGTGCAATAATTGCAAAATAGGTAAAGCAAAAGCCGCTGTTTTACCAGTG comes from Bacteroidia bacterium and encodes:
- a CDS encoding DEAD/DEAH box helicase, which produces MTFNDLKLIKELTIALDKKGYKEPTPIQQQAIPHILAGKDIFGCAQTGTGKTAAFALPILQLLHASKKAVPQKTIKALILAPTRELAIQISENILIYGKNLGISHTTVFGGVNQNKQVAAIRHGADVLVATPGRLLDLMQQGFIKLNNIEFFVLDEADRMLDMGFINDIKKVITKLPAKRHTMFFSATAAPDIMKLANTILKSPVSVAVTPVSSTTTLVKQSVYYVNKESKRNLLKHLLKSSTIESALVFTRTKHGADKVVKDLNSIGIKAEAIHGNKSQNARERALKGFKDRTIRVLVATDIASRGIDVDKISHVINYELPEQAETYVHRIGRTGRAGSSGIAISFCTQDEMPYLKDISKLIKKDIEIIKSHPFS